From a region of the Daphnia pulicaria isolate SC F1-1A chromosome 1, SC_F0-13Bv2, whole genome shotgun sequence genome:
- the LOC124333520 gene encoding beta-galactosidase-like: protein MGKLTGVKMIVLAILLMVCGLSGAIKKGDDLVKNRSFSIDYVNNQFVKDGEPFRYVSGAMHYFRVPVHYWPDRMRKMRAAGLNALETYVEWASHEPQPGVYAFEGNLDIEYYFELAQHFNLSVILRPGPFIDAERDMGGLPFWLLSVDPSIKLRTSDKSYVTHVEKWFSVLLSKIKPYLYNNGGPIITVQVENEYGSYSPCDRDYTSWLRDFILQHLGKDVVLFSTDGDGDGYLQCGKIPGVYATVDFGAGSNAVESFKPQRHFELAGPRVNSEFYPGWLDMWGEPHSTVDKEDVVKTLDDMLAINASVSMYMFHGGTSFGFTSGALPSNTYTPCITSYDYDAPLSEAGDPTEKYFSIRKVISKYLPLPDFPVPVASPKAAYGHVHLHYVANLWDLLSTPIAGRPLQSTYPMTFESLGQANGYVLYCTQLRGHFPDPALLEVKGLADRAYLYIDMEFGGVLSRSGSLFSILVQATDNQNLCLLVENQGRIAYGTGIKDFKGLTSNVTLNGHILSSWTHHPLPFNETGSLEWLNKIEKKRGTPMKGTMSLFTGSFAIQRNESDLADTFLNLSGWHKGVAFLNGINLGRYWPVQGPQVTLYVPKHFLKAWPAKNRLILLEQDRSPCEKNELGCTVEFVAHPVLNGGTPVKKRSTKLFKKHV, encoded by the exons ATGGGAAAACTAACTGGTGTTAAAATGATTGTCCTTGCAATTTTACTTATGGTTTGTGGCTTATCTGGAGCTATAAAGAAAGGTGATGATCTT gTTAAAAACCGTAGTTTTTCTATCGACTATGTGAATAATCAGTTTGTCAAAGATGGCGAACCTTTTCGCTATGTTTCTGGAGCTATGCATTATTTCCGTGTGCCAGTCCATTACTGGCCTGACCGAATGAGAAAAATGAGAGCTGCTGGTTTAAATGCCCTGGAAAC ATATGTGGAATGGGCATCTCATGAGCCACAACCAGGAGTGTATGCATTTGAAGGGAATTTGGATATTGAGTATTATTTTGAGTTGGCCCAACATTTCAACCTAAGTGTCATTTTGAGACCAGGCCCATTCATTGATGCTGAAAGAGACATG GGAGGATTACCATTCTGGCTTCTGTCAGTTGACCCATCAATTAAACTAAGAACCAGTGATAAAA GTTATGTGACCCATGTTGAGAAATGGTTCTCTGTTCTTCTGTCTAAAATCAAGCCTTACCTCTACAACAATGGAGGCCCCATCATTACCgttcaagttgaaaatgaatatG GAAGCTATTCGCCATGTGACAGAGACTACACCAGTTGGCTAAGAGATTTCATCCTACAGCATCTTGGAAAAGATGTTGTACTCTTCTCTACTGATGGCGATGGAGATGGTTATCTGCAGTGCG GTAAAATACCGGGAGTCTACGCTACTGTAGATTTTGGAGCTG GCTCCAATGCGGTCGAATCTTTTAAGCCACAGCGTCATTTTGAGCTGGCTGGGCCAAGAGTGAATTCCGAGTTTTACCCTGGTTGGTTAGATATGTGGGGAGAGCCTCATTCGACAGTTGACAAGGAAGATGTTGTCAAAACCCTAGACGATATGCTTGCTATCAATGCGTCAGTCTCGATGTACATGTTTCACGGAGGTACTTCATTCGGGTTTACATCAG GGGCGTTACCATCAAATACTTACACACCTTGCATTACGTCGTATGATTACGATGCACCCCTTTCCGAAGCTGGAGATCcaactgaaaaatattttagcataAGAAAGGTTATATCCAAG TATTTGCCTTTACCTGATTTTCCCGTTCCTGTTGCCAGCCCTAAGGCAGCGTACGGTCATGTCCACTTGCATTACGTTGCCAACCTGTGGGATTTGTTATCGACTCCAATCGCTGGACGTCCCCTGCAATCTACCTACCCCATGACATTCGAATCATTGGGACAAGCAAACGGCTATGTTTTGTACTGCACCCAATTACGTGGCCATTTTCCAGACCCGGCGCTTTTAGAAGTTAAGGGATTGGCCGATCGGGCGTATCTCTACATTGACatg GAATTTGGGGGAGTTTTATCTCGAAGCGGATCACTCTTTTCGATTCTAGTCCAGGCGACCGATAACCAGAACCTCTGTCTGTTGGTGGAAAACCAAGGAAGAATAGCCTACGGCACCGGAATAAAAGATTTCAAG GGACTAACAAGCAACGTGACACTTAATGGTCATATCCTGTCGAGCTGGACTCATCATCCTTTGCCTTTTAATGAAACTGGGAGTTTGGAATGGTTgaacaaaattgaaaagaaacgcGGAACTCCAATGAAAGGAACGATGTCATTATTTACTGGATCCTTTGCAATCCAGCGCAATGAGTCCGATTTGGCGGATACTTTTCTCAATTTATCAGGATGGCACAAG GGTGTTGCTTTCTTGAACGGCATCAATCTTGGGCGGTACTGGCCAGTTCAAGGTCCACAGGTGACATTGTACGTTCCGAAACACTTTCTAAAAGCCTGGCCGGCCAAGAACCGACTAATATTGCTGGAACAGGATCGGTCACCTTGTGAAAAGAACGAGCTGGGCTGCACAGTCGAGTTTGTCGCCCATCCAGTCTTGAATGGCGGCACTCCAGTCAAGAAACGCTCAACtaaacttttcaagaaacatgtCTAA
- the LOC124332087 gene encoding uncharacterized protein LOC124332087: MRLLMTAWGVIFTVALYSQSRIPGVLAQSNYAERGVDIEYQGNGIPLEATLDGVVTKLDDLTNIIRTNRSSASLSCASRAMEVDLEFPEPFYGIVYSNFDRRSACSFVGKGGTKYHYEFPLSGCGTIQDPSRVFTNNILVRFHPSLELEGDEVKTIVCRYPEPVVPPPLGPPLPISVANTPVGDPVPNRLAEPQILMIICALLFLAMMLFGVACSYFCLKQRNIRLIRRRRLIPSSGLGSEITGITDQTIFPPFAGLKIPRAHASSSGSDQQPIVESSDTLPSDYPSESRSGSEMEEGGGCYRRDSTVSSTIIQREEAPPALGQVYDPELSSVYSDTHNQFDIDTFNLPTTIPRVDPSFDVAFRVKERRERSPAPSSVTSDDSRAPSVANILTAQERALTTILEREEWRQSETQTVTASMIEAPPLNSPADTCDAPPPGYAQVQRKPRSISPARSLESQPRSVGEMVLKSSRPYVRPQPDATFRVTTEIPERHETERTLVINEDIQLHTNTFRHMKEDEETETMIIPTPERPVPPPKLSTQEVDDLYLQTITETRIIDEEERIRRQKTEYLHRKKPAPLPPNWDVAIRSHPPAQPPPRSPSDTTVSTMPDWDIKIRQYPPVYEPRTPSESTNWDGMSHMTEPQPPPEFDVTIRQYPPVYEPRTPSESTVWDAMSHVTEPHQPAPDFDVKIRQYPPVYEPRTPSESTNWDGMSHVTEPQPPPDFDVTIRQYPPVYQPRSPSESTVWDTMSHMTEPQPPPDWDVTIRQYPPVYEPRSPSQSTNWDGMSQVDPNPPSEPPPDWDVKIRQYPPIHSPRVPSESTDWDPSEYARSISEPPPPNWDVLVRVLNPPLPEYTTDDDDATSVLTIEDRQKWQQIITTESTLRTMLTEAVVHEDFERIRRDTRFQRVFEPKKWDVIIRVLSAPPNPIRDDSSDTRSETTVNSEPIRPHRRDPRSSRSSSLAPVHETEFHQRMTTSHTAHHEFRYHQRGDPDIWSEASANTHRSSAYPRSTADRSMHSEMVEHLDRRPPREWDGYSDNDDASRPSLARSNSEFTENWPQRLPYDRVSNASENFSTASSSRKNSRAGRRPMLERSSTEVMEDVPQRQAGRDRSSTASSNSDSSRDFARRVPYERISSSESESGPRE, translated from the exons ATGCGTCTCTTAATGACGGCGTGGGGCGTGATTTTCACCGTCGCGCTCTACTCTCAAAGTCGGATCCCCGGTGTTTTGGCCCAATCCAACTACGCTGAACGCGGAGTCGACATCGAGTACCAAGGCAATGGCATACCGCTCGAGGCTACGCTGGATGGCGTCGTCACGAAATTGGACGACCTCACCAACATCATCCGCACCAACAG GTCGTCGGCCAGCTTGAGCTGCGCCTCGAGGGCTATGGAAGTGGATCTTGAATTTCCCGAGCCGTTTTACGGAATTGTCTATTCCAATTTCGACCGACGAAGCGCTTGCTCTTTTGTCGGCAAAGGAGGAACCAAATATCATTACGAATTCCCGCTCTCCGGATGTGGAACCATCCAG GATCCGTCACGCGTTTTCACCAACAACATTCTCGTCCGTTTCCATCCATCATTGGAATTGGAGGGCGACGAAGTTAAAACGATTGTTTGCCGCTACCCAGAGCCAGTGGTTCCTCCGCCACTAGGTCCACCACTGCCCATTTCGGTGGCCAATACACCGGTCGGAGATCCTGTCCCGAACCGTTTGGCCGAACCGCAAATTTTGATGATCATCTGCGCTCTACTCTTCCTGGCCATGATGCTCTTTGGCGTTGCCTGCTCATATTTCTGCTTGAAGCAACGCAACATCAGACTCATCCGCCGTCGCAGACTCATTCCGTCTTCCGGATTGGGCTCAGAAATTACCGGAATTACGGATCAGACCATTTTCCCGCCGTTCGCAGGACTCAAAATTCCTCGAGCTCACGCTTCCAGCTCAGGATCCGATCAGCAACCGATCGTCGAATCCAGCGATACGCTGCCCAGCGACTACCCGTCGGAATCGCGCAGTGGCAGCGAGATGGAAGAAGGCGGAGGCTGCTACCGAAGAGACAGTACCGTCAGTTCAACTATTATTCAACGTGAAGAAGCTCCTCCAGCTCTCGGACAAGTCTACGATCCGGAACTGTCCAGCGTCTATTCCGACACTCACAATCAATTCGATATTGACACGTTCAATCTGCCAACCACTATTCCACGTGTCGATCCTTCCTTCGATGTGGCATTCCGCGTCAAAGAACGTCGCGAGCGCAGTCCAGCGCCGTCGTCCGTGACCTCCGATGACAGCCGAGCTCCGAGCGTCGCCAATATCCTCACAGCTCAAGAAAGAGCCTTGACGACGATTTTGGAACGTGAAGAATGGCGCCAATCGGAAACTCAGACGGTCACGGCTAGTATGATTGAAGCTCCGCCCCTCAATAGTCCAGCGGATACGTGCGATGCCCCTCCACCTGGTTACGCCCAGGTACAACGTAAACCTCGTTCCATCAGTCCGGCACGATCCCTAGAAAGTCAACCGCGCTCTGTCGGTGAGATGGTGTTGAAATCCAGCCGCCCTTACGTCAGACCTCAACCGGATGCAACTTTCCGTGTCACGACGGAAATACCCGAGCGTCACGAAACGGAACGGACGCTCGTGATCAACGAAGATATCCAATTGCATACAAATACGTTCCGGCACATGAAGGAGGATGAAGAGACGGAAACGATGATCATCCCGACtccagagcgtccggttccgCCTCCCAAACTCAGCACGCAAGAAGTTGACGACCTTTATTTGCAGACCATCACCGAGACTCGCATCATCGATGAGGAGGAGCGCATCCGCCGCCAGAAGACGGAATACCTTCATCGCAAAAAACCGGCACCTCTTCCGCCCAATTGGGATGTGGCCATCCGCTCTCATCCGCCCGCTCAACCACCACCACGATCGCCTAGCGACACCACCGTGTCGACCATGCCGGATTGGGACATCAAGATCCGTCAGTATCCTCCGGTTTATGAGCCTCGTACTCCTAGCGAATCGACCAACTGGGATGGAATGAGCCACATGACTGAGCCTCAACCTCCGCCGGAATTCGACGTTACCATCCGCCAGTATCCTCCAGTTTATGAGCCTCGCACTCCAAGTGAATCGACCGTCTGGGACGCCATGAGTCACGTGACTGAGCCGCATCAACCGGCTCCTGATTTCGATGTCAAGATCCGTCAGTATCCTCCAGTGTACGAGCCACGCACTCCGAGCGAGTCCACCAATTGGGATGGAATGAGTCACGTGACTGAGCCTCAACCACCACCAGATTTTGATGTGACCATCCGCCAATATCCGCCCGTTTACCAGCCGCGTTCTCCTAGCGAATCGACCGTTTGGGATACTATGAGTCACATGACCGAGCCGCAACCACCACCGGATTGGGACGTTACTATTCGCCAATATCCTCCTGTTTACGAGCCCCGTAGTCCCAGCCAGTCTACCAACTGGGACGGAATGAGCCAAGTTGATCCAAATCCGCCGTCTGAGCCTCCACCGGATTGGGATGTCAAGATCCGTCAGTATCCGCCCATCCATTCTCCTCGAGTACCGAGTGAGAGTACCGACTGGGATCCATCTGAATACGCACGATCCATCAGCGAGCCACCGCCTCCCAACTGGGACGTTTTGGTCCGCGTCTTGAATCCTCCTCTTCCGGAATACacgaccgacgacgacgatgcaaCTTCAGTTTTGACCATTGAAGACCGTcagaaatggcagcaaataATCACTACGGAATCGACACTGCGCACCATGTTGACTGAAGCCGTCGTCCATGAAGATTTCGAACGCATCCGTCGCGACACTCGCTTCCAGCGTGTTTTCGAACCCAAGAAATGGGATGTTATCATCCGCGTTTTGTCCGCTCCACCCAATCCCATTAGAGATGATTCCAGCGACACTCGTTCCGAGACGACCGTCAACTCGGAGCCCATCCGGCCTCACCGCCGAGATCCTcgcagcagccgcagcagtTCATTGGCTCCTGTACACGAGACCGAATTCCATCAACGTATGACGACATCTCATACGGCCCATCACGAATTCCGGTACCATCAGCGAGGTGATCCTGACATCTGGAGCGAAGCTAGCGCCAATACGCACCGCTCCAGCGCTTATCCGCGCAGCACGGCGGATCGATCCATGCACAGCGAAATGGTGGAACATTTGGATCGCCGGCCACCTCGTGAATGGGACGGCTACTCCGACAACGACGACGCAAGTCGCCCGTCGTTAGCTCGGAGCAATTCCGAGTTTACCGAGAATTGGCCGCAGCGATTGCCTTACGATCGCGTTTCAAACGCCAGCGAAAACTTTTCCACGGCTTCGTCATCGCGGAAGAACAGCCGAGCCGGAAGAAGGCCGATGCTGGAACGTTCGTCGACTGAAGTGATGGAAGATGTGCCACAACGTCAAGCCGGAAGAGACAGATCGAGTAccgccagcagcaacagcgatTCATCGCGTGATTTTGCTCGCCGTGTCCCGTACGAACGGATTTCTTCCAGCGAATCGGAATCCGGTCCTagggaataa